The Mycobacterium seoulense genomic interval TGACCTTCACTAGCTCGGCACCGAAATACATTGGCACGGTTAAGAAGCCGGTCATACCCATGTCGTGGAACAGTGGCAGCCAGCTCACGATCACGTCGGTATCGATGTCGACTTCTGCGCCGATGAACATTGCCTCGGCGTTTGAAACGACATTGCGGTGCGAAACCTGAACGGCCTTGGGCGATCCGGTGGAACCAGACGTCAACTGCAGCAGCGCAACGTCGTCTTCGTCGGTCCGGACCGGATCGATCGGCCGGCTGCCGAGCAGTTGCTCGATTGTCAGCACTCGGGTACCCAGCTCGGCCAGAAGCGGCCCGGCGGCCATGAATGGGTCCGAGATGACGACCGTTTTGGCGCCGATCATCGTGATGACGGCGGCGGTTTCCTCGGCCCAGCGTCCAAGATCGGTGCGTGGCGTGGGCTGGTGGAGCATGGTGAGGCTGGCGCCGCGCATCCAGATTCCCTGCCCGGCAGGCGCGATCTCGGCTGGAGCACCCGCCAGCACCGGGACGGCGTCACCGCGGTCGACACCCGCGGTCGCCAGGCCACCCGCGATCCGACGGGCGCGCTCATGCACCTCGCCCCAGGTGTGTCGGACGGGACAATTCGGCTCCCCGGTGACCAGGCCCTTCGAACTGGACCGGGCGGTGTCATACATGGTTTCCGTGAACTTACTCAAGGCCATTCCTTTGGCTCCGGCGCGGCGGCGCCGCGGTTGGCGTCCGGCCGTGCGCCGGGGTGTTCGACTGCGGACCCGCGCCCGGATGAAGCCATGCGTCGATGTTGCGGCGCCGAACTTTCATCGAAATTGGGAGTGCGCCAGCATGTCTGATGCTGGCGCGATAGGAGTGCCGTCCGCCGGGAAATGAGGTGGACGATGAGCGCAGCGGCAGAGCGTGCCCTCTTCACGCACGCCACAAATGTTTCGTCGCTCCGATTGAAGCGCGGTCTCGAGCATTCGGACACACTGACGGTACATACGTGCGGGCAATCAGCCGGCGGGGCGCGCCGATGTTGCCGACGGGGGGCAGCGACCAAGCCTGACCACCGGACTCCGTCAGGGGCAGTCCGAAAGACCAACCCTTTGACCGCCGAATTAACCGGGTGTCCGGTCACGTTACGGCGGGGATCTCTTCGATCGCCGCAGGACGTTTCCGGTGGCTGCGCAATCAACCGTGACAAACCATACCGCAGGGTCCTCGGAAAATTGCTGAATGCGGTAGCCGTCCCGGGCTGCCACACGGTGGGCGCTGGAGGCGTAGCGTTGTGGGTACTGAGTTCATCAGTCTGTCGGAAAGCACGTTGGCAGTAAGCCGCGGAAACTTGGTGAGCGTCTGCTCGAGGCGCGCATCGCGGTGTCCACCCGTTACGTTCCCGGACAGCACCGGATATCGCTCATTCGCCCCCAATACGGAGGACTACCAGAAGAACCGGTAATCAGCTGCGTCGGCAATCCGCGTTCCCGAGCTTTGGTGGCGCGCCGCAGCGGTTGCACCGGTTCCGCGTTCTTCGTCGCCCATGAGCGCTGAGAACCCGACATACAAGCTCGACGAAAGAGAGCAAACGATGGCGATTACCGACATTGCGGCCTTCGCTCACCTGACCGACGCCGACATCGAGAACCTGGCCATCGAGCTGGACGCCATCCGACAGGACATCGAAGACTCTCTCGGCGAGCGCGACGCCCGCTACATCCGCCGCACCATCGCCGCGCAACGCGCCGTGGAGGTAGCCGGCCGGCTCATGCTGACCGCAAGTGCGAAACGCTCTGCGTGGTGGGCGGGAACGGTGACCCTGGGTCTGGCCAAGATCATCGAGAACATGGAGATCGGCCACAACGTCATGCACGGCCAGTGGAACTGGATGAACGATCCCGAGATCCACTCCTCGACATGGGAGTGGGACATGAGTGCGGCATCAAAGCACTGGATTTCCTCCCACAACTTTCAGCACCACAAGTACACCAACATCCTCGGCATGGACGACGACGTCGGCTACTTCATCCTGCGAGTCACGCGCGACCAGCCATGGCAGCGCTTCAACGTCGGCAACCTGCTGTTCAATGCCATCCTCGCGCTTGGGTTCGAGTGGGGAATCGGCTTGCAGACCGTCGATTTCGAGAAGCTCGTGAAGGCTGGACCGGAGCGTGCCCTCACCCTTCAGCAGGCACGTGAGTTCTCAGCCAAGGCCGGAAGGCAGGTGGTCAAGGACTACATCGCGTTCCCGGCGCTGACCTCGTTGTCGCCCGCGGCGACCTACAAATCGACGCTGAAGGCCAACGCGGTGGCCAACGTGATCCGCAACATCTGGGCCAATGCGGTGATCTTCTGCGGGCATTTCCCCGATGGCGCAGATAAATTCACGAAGACCGACATGACCGGCGAGACCCGGGGCCAGTGGTATCTGCGCCAGATGCTGGGTAGCGCCAACTTCGAGGCCGGGCCCGCGCTGCGGTTCATGAGCGGCAACCTGTGCCACCAGATCGAGCACCACCTTTACCCCGATCTGCCCAGTAACCGCCTGCACGAGGTCTCGATCCGGGTCAGGCAAATCTGCGACAAGTACGACCTGCCCTACACCACCGGTTCATTCTTGATGCAGTACGGCAAGGCGTGGCGCACCATCGCCAAACTGTCGTTGCCGGACCGCCACTTGCGCGACACCGCCGACGACGCCCCGGAGACCCGCAGCGAGCGGATGTTCACCGACTTGGAGCCGGGTTTCGGCGGCATTGATCTAAAGACAGGGCGCCGTCGCGGGCTCAAGACAGCGATCGCGGCGATCGCAACCAGCGTCGCGAAGCCCGCGCGAGGTGGACTTCGGTGAAGTCTCGCGCGAACGAAGGAAGTTGTGCCTCAGCGCTTTTCGTTGCGAAGTAGCGCATCGGTGGCCGCCGCGGTGCGGCGGTCCGCCTTGACGTGCTTGTCGGCGCGTTTCTCCTTCAATGACTTTCCGGATTTCTTGCTCATGGTTCGTCGAGGAGACTTATCGGACATCGCTGGCCCCTTCGTCATGGGGGCCTGGTCGGTCCCGATTCTGCGACTGTACTCCACGGCGGGGATCTCCGGGCTTCGCTGGGCCCTTTGCGGGTGTATCCTCAAAGGAGTTGGAAATCCAGGCAGTCCGGGCTGAGTCAGTCATATGCCGCTGATCGCACCGAGCAACCGCTCATGCCGGGCACGCAGGTGGCCACATGTAGTTGGGATTGCCTTGAGCGCCTTGGTCGACTTTCCATGTTTGGCGGATTCCCCTGGTCGACAGGGGATTTCCGCTGCCACGAGTTTCGGCATTCTGGGTACGTATCCACCGACGGCGTCCGGACTGGCTACGTTCAGCGCCGCGCTGGCAAGCGGGTTGAGCACCAATGGCGCCGAGGTCAGCGTCGTTCGAGTGTCCGACGGGCCGCCGGCCTCGAGCGCCCGCATCATCGGAGAGCTGGTCAACGGCTCAGCGGCATCCATCGCAGCGTGCGCCGAGTTGCTGAACCAGAGCGACGTCGCCGTGATCCAGCATGAGTACGGCATCTACGGAGGCGTCGACGGCGCCGAAGTCGTGGGCATCATCGACAGACTGCGTGTCCCATTGATCTTGGTCGCTCACGCCGTCCCCAAAGACCCTACGCCACACCAGCGTTCGCTTCTCGAGCTGCTCGCCGCCCGGGCGGACCAGGTGGTTGTGATGTCCGAGGCCGCCAGCCGACGGCTGCGCCGGGGCTTCGACATCGCCCGCCACAAGATCGCCACCATCCCATACGGCGCGACCGTCCCGACGAAGCCATCCTGCATGCGCAGCGGTCGACCCGTCGTGTTGACCCCGGGCCTGCTCGGCCCAGGCGACGGCATCGAGCGGGTGATCGAGGCAATGGCGTCGCTTGATGACCTGCCCGGCCGGCCGCGGTACGTGGTTGCGGGCAGAACGGACCCGAATGTGCTGGCCGCCGACGGCGAGGCGTACCGGAATGCCCGGATAGATCAGGCGCTGCGCAGCGGTGTCGCGGATTCGGTGTGCTTTGACACGGATTGCCGGAACGTTCCGATGCTCACCGAACTCTTCCAGTCCGCGGCGGTCGTGGTGTTGCCCTACGACTCGACCGATCAGGTCACCTCCAGTGCTCTGGTCGACGCCGTCGCGAGCGGCCGACCGGTCGTGGCCACCGCGTTCCCGCACGCCGTCGAGCTGCTCGCCAGTGGCGCCGGCATCGTCGTCGCGCATGACGATCCGGATGCGCTGGCTGGTGCCCTGCGCCGGGTGCTGACCGAGCCGCGCCTCGCCGGCGCGATGGCGGCCGAGGCCAGGAGATTAGCGCCCGAGATGGCCTGGCCAAACGTCGCCCGTGCGTATCTGCGGCTCGCGCATCGGGTCCTCGCGCAGCGACGGGCGCGGGCATGAGCAAGGGTGATACCCGGTCAGCCCCAGGACGTTTCGTGCGGATCCAACGGTGCCGATTGCTCCGGACTCCCAAGCTCTGAGGCGCATCTGCGCACGAGTTGGCGCAGGTCGCCCGCATTCATCGGTTCTGCTGAAGTGTGAACCTCAGACATGAGGCGGCAGGCGTCCTCCGTAGAGCTCGAAGGCGCCAGCACGAACAGCACCGCGTCGCGAGAATGCGTACCCATCAGATAGATCGTGTCGCTGAAGATCAGCCGGTAGGGATTGAGTGAAACCATCTCATCGTGGCGTCTAATCCGTGTAGGCGCGGGCAACCACACACTCGGGTCGTAAACGACCCGGCGCACTGTGCCGATCCATAAACCGAATACGGCAAGTAAGTCCGGTAGCTCTGAGCTCAGGTCCAAGCTCTTCGGCCACCAGGCGCCGTCCACGGCGGCGCTTGTATCGTCGCGTCCACACAGCGCTAACCGGGTCATGTTTGACGGGGCAGCGGAAGGATGCGCCACGCGACGCTCCGATCTACCAATTTTGGCTATCACGGGATGGCTACCGAAGGGGCGGCACCGGACAAACCCGGCGTGACGACGTACGACATCGGGGGCGGCGATGCAACAACCGAGGTCCTCAATCGGCGAGCGGCCGTGTCCGCTGCGGCACATGAAGGCCAAATCGACTGAGCCTTGTTGATTCCCAGTGATTTGCGCGACGAGCCCCTGCACGGGTCTATACCGGGGCCTCCATTTCTTCCGGGCTGATCATGAGGCCCTCGACGGTCGAGCCATTGTTCGGGCTGGCCGCGGCCATCATGATGGTGTGCGCCTGGTCCGGGTCGGCGTGCGGGGAGACCACCAACAGGACGATTTTGTTGCGATTGAGGCCGAGGACTTCGATGGTGTCGACCGGCTGGCGGTGGTATCCGTCGAGTCGCACCATGCGTCCCCCGGCCGCGAACTTGGCGGGCGGCTTTGCCCATTCGTTGACGTTGTAGATCACGCGGCCAATCGGCCCGAGTCGAACCGACAGCACTGCCAGCAGATCCGGTAGCTCCGTCGTCAGGTCGTCACCGTGCGGCCACCATGCGCCATCGACATACCCGCTTTGGGGCGCCTTGGGCTTTAGCCTCAGGCGCGGTGTGTGTGCCGGTGGGGTTTGCCGTCGCCCGGCATCCGTGTGGTCTTGTTTCAGCGTCATCGCGACGCTCCCGTCTTGACCGCGAGACCGGCCAAATCATTCGAATCGGCGACGAGATGGCTTGAATAGTCAGGTACGAAGTATCGCCGATGGTTCCCACACTACTCGGGTGGTCCAGAACCGAACCGCGGCGCGCTGGTCGCGACCAGCGGTCGGGCGTCTCAACGGATGGAAACGAGGTGGTCGATCGAATCCCGCGGTAGGTCGCCGTCGACGACGGCGGTCACCACCAGCTGGTTCAGCGTGATCGCGCCTCCGTGATTATCGAGAAACGCGGTGTCTGAGGCGTCCCGCCCTGTGGCTATCCGCACCAGGGTTTGCCGCGGAGCCAGCAGCGTCGCATCGACCACCCGCCATTGCCCCTCGACAAAAGCCTCGGCCACGGCGTGAAAGTCCATCGGATGCACCCCGGGCGCGTACACCGATACCAGGCGGGCCGGGACGTTGACCGCACGCAGCAGCGCCACCACCAGGTGCGCGTAGTCGCGGCACACACCTTCGCCGGAGAGCAGGGTTTCCACCGCCCCGTCGATCGGATCGCTTGAGCCGGGCACATAGTTCAGCCTGGTGCCCACCCACGAGCTCACATTCTCCAGCAGCGTCGCCGAATCGCCGTAGGTGCCGAATTCGGTTGCGGCGAAACCATAGAACTTATCGGCCTCGGCGTAGCGACTGGGTCGCAGATACATCGACAGGTCGTATTCGGTCACCGGAGCCGGATCGGTTTGACCCACGATCGTCGCCGCGTAGTCGACTCTCAGGGTGCCCACCTCCGCGTCGAACTTGTGGATACGGTTGCCGTGCACACCGCTGACGTCCAACGGCTGGACGGGCCGTCCATTCAAGACGAAACGCAGCGATTCGGAGACCTCAGTGCGTGGATGCGGGGCGACTGCGATCTGAAACTCCAGCGTTGTGGGTGCGGTGATTTCGACTTCGAGCTCGGCGCCCACTTCGCGTCTCATAGCGCGATGATGCGCCAGTCGCCCCGCATCCGCCAGCCGTGCGGCGGCGCGGGGCAGGAATGGCGTGCACCCTGCACACCCGTCCGCCCCCCGGGGATCATCCTTGTGCGTGACACCGGCCGACAAGTGGCCACGTTTCAATCTTCTCTCTTTGCCGTATATGGCTTACCCTGGGTGTCGGCGACCGATGTGAGCAGGTTGCACTCGAAGTCTGTTGCTAGATGGCCGTTGGTGCGCAACTGTGGTGTTGAGCAGCCAGCACCAGACCGGCCGCCGTCGAATCTTCACTGTGTGTACCAACGCAGCAGGGCTCCTCTACAGCGCACGTATTTCGGCGCGGACCGTGGGTCTCGACGGCCCGTCGCCGGCTCGTCGCAACCGCAGGGGGTCAGCCGTTCCATGGCTTTGACCCTGCCCAGATCGGAGTAGGCTGCAACGCATCGGCGGTATTCCGTTTGTGATCGTTGTGGGTCATGTCGCCGCCGATTCGAATTTGGCCGGTCTCGCGGTCAAGACGGGAGCGTCGCGGTGACGCTAGGGCAAGCCCGCAACAGCTCGAGGTGGGCCACGACACGGGGCATCCCCGCGCCGCGGTTTCGGTTGAAACCCACCGCGCATGGCAGCGGGTATGTGGATGGTGCATGGTGGCCACGCAGTGATGACCTGCTGACACAACTGCCTGATCTGATCGCCGACCTGTCGATGCGTCTGGGCGCGATCAGTTGTGTGAAGTACAACAACACCGAATGGAGGGCAACGCCCGCCGAACTGGTGAGCGGGGGACGGGTGGTCCGACTTGACGGAGACCGCGGCCATCCGCCAAGTACGGTGGAAGTCCTTGACTGCCAAGGCGATAAGCTTGCGTTGCTGGTTGTCCCATTTCACCTCGGCCCCGATCAGGCGCACGGGATCGTGACGGCAGCCGCCGCGCCTGGCGACGTGTCGAGCGTCGATACCCTGCTCATGATCAGCGCGAAAGACCGCGAAAACCGCACGAAGAGGACCGCCGCGCGCGCCCGCTGGGAATTAGCAACGCGGCTATGACGATTGCCGACCGAGGGCCATCAGCGACTTCGGTATCGGACTCGAGAGTCGGCCCAACGAATTGAAGAAGTAACTGGCACAACCGAAGTGAACAGATCGTCACCGACGACGACGGCGCCGCCGGTGCTCATGATGCTGTCCGCATCACTGTTGGCACGCGTTGATAGAGGTTGTGAATCAAGAGGTTTCGTTGCACGAAAGGGGGGCGCCGATGGTTATGCGATTGTCGGGGACCGATGCGCTGTCGCTGCACACCCAAAGTTCGGAGATGCCCGCGCACACGGTCACGCTGGTGATCATCGATGCGTCCGATCAGCTGAGCCACCAGCGGCTACACCGACTGGTGGCCGCGTCGCTGCCGCAACTGGCGCGGTTTCGGAGCCGTCTGGTGACCAAGCCGCTGGGCGTGGGGCAGCCCGTGTGGGCCGAGATTGACGACTACGACCCCTCTCCGCAAATCCACTGTGCAACGCTTCGCGCTCCCGGCGGGCGGCGGGAGTTCGCCGATCTCATCGCGGACTTGAGCGCCGGGCGACAGGATGGCCTCAGCCGGCTGTGGGAAGCGTGGAGTATCAATGGCCTGGCGGGCGGCCGGTGGGCGTTGGCCGTGAAGATGTCGCCTGCCCTGAACGACGGGGCCGCTGGAGTAGCGTCCGTGTGGCCGCGGCTGCTGACCACCGGACCGCACGCCGACCCGGCCGACAATCTGCCGGCCGAGCCGGGCTTCGGCTCGGCGCCCTCCGTAGGCGAACTCGTTACCG includes:
- a CDS encoding fatty acid desaturase family protein; protein product: MAITDIAAFAHLTDADIENLAIELDAIRQDIEDSLGERDARYIRRTIAAQRAVEVAGRLMLTASAKRSAWWAGTVTLGLAKIIENMEIGHNVMHGQWNWMNDPEIHSSTWEWDMSAASKHWISSHNFQHHKYTNILGMDDDVGYFILRVTRDQPWQRFNVGNLLFNAILALGFEWGIGLQTVDFEKLVKAGPERALTLQQAREFSAKAGRQVVKDYIAFPALTSLSPAATYKSTLKANAVANVIRNIWANAVIFCGHFPDGADKFTKTDMTGETRGQWYLRQMLGSANFEAGPALRFMSGNLCHQIEHHLYPDLPSNRLHEVSIRVRQICDKYDLPYTTGSFLMQYGKAWRTIAKLSLPDRHLRDTADDAPETRSERMFTDLEPGFGGIDLKTGRRRGLKTAIAAIATSVAKPARGGLR
- a CDS encoding glycosyltransferase, whose amino-acid sequence is MSAATSFGILGTYPPTASGLATFSAALASGLSTNGAEVSVVRVSDGPPASSARIIGELVNGSAASIAACAELLNQSDVAVIQHEYGIYGGVDGAEVVGIIDRLRVPLILVAHAVPKDPTPHQRSLLELLAARADQVVVMSEAASRRLRRGFDIARHKIATIPYGATVPTKPSCMRSGRPVVLTPGLLGPGDGIERVIEAMASLDDLPGRPRYVVAGRTDPNVLAADGEAYRNARIDQALRSGVADSVCFDTDCRNVPMLTELFQSAAVVVLPYDSTDQVTSSALVDAVASGRPVVATAFPHAVELLASGAGIVVAHDDPDALAGALRRVLTEPRLAGAMAAEARRLAPEMAWPNVARAYLRLAHRVLAQRRARA
- a CDS encoding DUF5994 family protein, producing MAHPSAAPSNMTRLALCGRDDTSAAVDGAWWPKSLDLSSELPDLLAVFGLWIGTVRRVVYDPSVWLPAPTRIRRHDEMVSLNPYRLIFSDTIYLMGTHSRDAVLFVLAPSSSTEDACRLMSEVHTSAEPMNAGDLRQLVRRCASELGSPEQSAPLDPHETSWG
- a CDS encoding DUF5994 family protein, giving the protein MTLKQDHTDAGRRQTPPAHTPRLRLKPKAPQSGYVDGAWWPHGDDLTTELPDLLAVLSVRLGPIGRVIYNVNEWAKPPAKFAAGGRMVRLDGYHRQPVDTIEVLGLNRNKIVLLVVSPHADPDQAHTIMMAAASPNNGSTVEGLMISPEEMEAPV
- a CDS encoding transglutaminase-like domain-containing protein, whose product is MRREVGAELEVEITAPTTLEFQIAVAPHPRTEVSESLRFVLNGRPVQPLDVSGVHGNRIHKFDAEVGTLRVDYAATIVGQTDPAPVTEYDLSMYLRPSRYAEADKFYGFAATEFGTYGDSATLLENVSSWVGTRLNYVPGSSDPIDGAVETLLSGEGVCRDYAHLVVALLRAVNVPARLVSVYAPGVHPMDFHAVAEAFVEGQWRVVDATLLAPRQTLVRIATGRDASDTAFLDNHGGAITLNQLVVTAVVDGDLPRDSIDHLVSIR
- a CDS encoding DUF5994 family protein, which codes for MKPTAHGSGYVDGAWWPRSDDLLTQLPDLIADLSMRLGAISCVKYNNTEWRATPAELVSGGRVVRLDGDRGHPPSTVEVLDCQGDKLALLVVPFHLGPDQAHGIVTAAAAPGDVSSVDTLLMISAKDRENRTKRTAARARWELATRL